One genomic region from Syntrophales bacterium encodes:
- the dusB gene encoding tRNA dihydrouridine synthase DusB, with product MMVRIGTLTLKNNLFLAPMAGITDLACRTVARGCGASLCYTEMISADGLARKTRYSEEYLASTVHDSPLGVQLFGSKPAVMAEAARLADERGADLIDVNMGCPVKKVVRTGAGAALMRDPRQVDAIIREMRSATALPLTVKVRSGWSAGSINAVEIARIAEARGADAIAVHSRTALQGYRGTADWRVIEEVKEAVRIPVIGSGDLWSAADVMDMMNITGCDAVMIARGSLGNPWIFEQLCSMLRRGFAPPTPTEREEMIRRHLEMSVMLQGMKAGMPAFRKHLLWYTKGLPGGALFRKSVVEEENMDTVLERLHRFLHDREHLSF from the coding sequence ATGATGGTGCGCATTGGAACGCTTACTCTGAAAAACAATCTTTTTCTCGCTCCCATGGCGGGTATTACCGATCTCGCCTGCAGGACGGTGGCGCGCGGTTGCGGAGCCTCCCTCTGTTACACGGAAATGATAAGTGCCGATGGCCTGGCGAGAAAGACCCGCTACTCCGAAGAATACCTGGCTTCAACGGTTCACGACAGCCCCCTGGGTGTTCAGCTTTTTGGCTCCAAACCCGCCGTAATGGCGGAGGCGGCCAGGTTGGCAGATGAAAGAGGGGCCGATCTCATCGATGTCAACATGGGCTGCCCCGTTAAAAAGGTTGTTCGAACCGGGGCGGGTGCGGCGCTGATGAGGGACCCCCGGCAGGTTGATGCCATTATCAGGGAGATGCGGTCGGCGACGGCTCTCCCCCTGACCGTCAAGGTGAGGTCCGGTTGGAGCGCCGGTTCCATAAATGCCGTTGAAATCGCCCGCATTGCGGAGGCCCGCGGCGCTGATGCAATTGCCGTCCATTCCCGTACGGCTCTTCAGGGATACCGGGGAACGGCTGACTGGAGGGTCATCGAGGAGGTGAAAGAGGCTGTCCGTATTCCCGTCATCGGAAGCGGTGATCTCTGGAGCGCCGCGGACGTGATGGACATGATGAACATAACCGGTTGTGACGCCGTCATGATAGCCCGGGGAAGTCTTGGAAATCCCTGGATATTTGAACAGTTATGTTCCATGCTTCGCCGAGGGTTCGCACCGCCGACGCCGACGGAACGGGAGGAAATGATCCGTCGCCATCTCGAAATGTCCGTCATGCTCCAGGGGATGAAAGCGGGCATGCCGGCATTCAGGAAGCATCTGCTCTGGTACACGAAAGGCCTGCCGGGAGGGGCCCTGTTCAGAAAATCCGTTGTGGAGGAGGAAAACATGGATACTGTACTTGAACGCCTTCACCGGTTTCTCCATGACAGGGAGCATCTTTCATTCTGA
- a CDS encoding FAD/NAD(P)-binding protein: protein MTTEGAAMRNPYIPVPARVEKIITEVDTGDIKTFRLVFVNREDEENFTYLPGQFAELSIYGKGESPIGIASSPTRPGYLEFTVQKAGLVTSTLHDLDEGAEIGIRGPLGNPWPIDFLEGKNIVVVGGGFAFTTLRSLVNYMLFETNRSRFGTITVIYGARSPGLLCYKEELKAWEKRNDIKMCVTVDKGDANWKGREGFVPAVCKEVAPSPDNAVTVICGPPIMIRFTLPEFFNLGFSRENILTSLEMRMKCGIGKCGRCNVGHKYICKDGPVFSLAELDGLTRDY, encoded by the coding sequence ATGACCACTGAAGGAGCTGCGATGCGCAATCCCTACATACCCGTCCCGGCCAGGGTCGAAAAGATAATAACCGAGGTGGATACGGGAGACATTAAAACCTTCCGCCTCGTCTTCGTGAACAGGGAAGATGAGGAAAACTTCACCTATCTTCCCGGCCAGTTCGCTGAACTTTCCATATACGGCAAAGGCGAGAGCCCCATCGGAATCGCATCTTCACCAACCCGGCCCGGGTATCTTGAATTCACCGTCCAGAAGGCGGGGCTGGTGACGAGTACCCTTCACGACCTGGACGAAGGGGCCGAAATCGGTATTCGCGGACCCTTGGGGAACCCTTGGCCCATAGATTTCCTGGAAGGGAAAAACATCGTTGTCGTAGGCGGAGGTTTTGCCTTTACCACCTTAAGGTCGCTCGTCAATTACATGCTCTTCGAGACGAACAGGAGCCGATTCGGTACCATCACCGTAATTTACGGCGCCCGGTCCCCGGGACTGCTCTGTTACAAGGAAGAACTCAAGGCCTGGGAAAAACGAAACGACATTAAAATGTGTGTCACTGTGGACAAGGGGGACGCGAACTGGAAGGGACGGGAGGGGTTCGTTCCTGCCGTCTGCAAGGAGGTCGCCCCCAGCCCGGACAATGCCGTGACGGTGATCTGCGGTCCCCCGATCATGATCCGATTCACCCTTCCGGAGTTCTTCAACCTTGGATTTTCCCGGGAAAACATACTGACATCGCTGGAAATGCGCATGAAATGCGGCATCGGCAAGTGCGGCCGATGCAACGTCGGCCACAAGTACATCTGCAAGGATGGACCGGTTTTTTCCCTTGCGGAACTCGACGGCCTGACTCGGGACTACTGA
- a CDS encoding 4Fe-4S dicluster domain-containing protein, translating into MVKKITPETFQGFVAALMNGARLFAPVADGDVTAFRQIDNPEEVTLDFYNTTLSPKNVLFPQCDEMVRYRIAREGTESDVVPIDDRPQIVLGVRPCDVKSFEIMDAIFESGGITDPYWKTRRDATTIIGYAFDEVDEVDFFSAFDIHATDDRGSDLFMVRRNKDFLLKAVTGKGEALLASLELDTASAEEEAFYRDRIAWGVEQKTRTINLEHAPEKLAKVFDSPYWGKAAMACLSCGVCTFVCPTCHCFDINDETLFRSGSRRKLWDACMFTDFTLEASGHNPRTKTSQRLRQRVNHKFSYYVTNFGVTLCVGCGRCTRFCPVNIDILSVAEGALKESEQP; encoded by the coding sequence GTGGTAAAAAAGATAACCCCCGAGACATTTCAGGGCTTCGTGGCTGCTCTCATGAACGGAGCACGCCTCTTTGCTCCCGTGGCCGACGGAGACGTGACAGCTTTCAGGCAGATCGACAACCCCGAAGAGGTGACACTTGATTTTTACAATACCACTCTCAGCCCCAAGAACGTATTGTTCCCCCAGTGCGATGAAATGGTCCGGTACCGGATCGCGAGGGAAGGGACCGAGTCGGACGTGGTACCCATTGATGACAGACCGCAGATTGTGTTGGGTGTAAGACCCTGCGACGTCAAGAGTTTCGAGATAATGGACGCTATTTTTGAGAGTGGCGGCATTACCGACCCGTACTGGAAAACCAGGCGTGACGCCACGACGATCATCGGCTATGCCTTCGATGAAGTCGATGAGGTCGACTTTTTCAGCGCCTTTGACATTCACGCCACAGACGACAGGGGAAGCGACCTTTTCATGGTCCGCAGGAACAAGGACTTCCTGCTGAAAGCAGTGACCGGGAAGGGTGAGGCACTTTTGGCGTCCCTCGAACTCGACACAGCCTCCGCAGAGGAAGAAGCATTCTACCGGGACCGGATCGCCTGGGGCGTTGAACAGAAAACACGGACCATCAACCTCGAGCATGCCCCGGAAAAACTGGCAAAGGTTTTTGACAGCCCCTACTGGGGAAAGGCCGCCATGGCCTGCCTGAGTTGCGGAGTCTGCACGTTCGTCTGCCCCACCTGCCACTGTTTCGATATCAATGACGAAACCCTCTTCCGCTCGGGGAGCCGCCGAAAGCTCTGGGATGCCTGCATGTTCACGGACTTCACCCTGGAAGCGAGCGGACACAACCCACGGACGAAGACCTCCCAGCGGCTGCGCCAACGGGTCAACCACAAATTCTCATATTATGTTACGAACTTCGGAGTAACATTGTGTGTGGGCTGCGGGCGCTGCACCCGGTTCTGCCCCGTCAACATAGACATACTGTCCGTCGCCGAAGGCGCCTTGAAGGAGAGTGAGCAACCATGA
- a CDS encoding 4Fe-4S dicluster domain-containing protein: MTDAKTIEKRLKEEAIRLLGSGAVSAVLAWTAGYDEKHPMPFAARSLDEVDDLVFNEYCTANMARYIGDWPAGTKLAVAVKGVDSRAVVVLIQEEKACREDLVLLGIPFRGLRNHKTGDIIDERTTAATANPVLFDILLGDEITEEPGSPYDVLAELEAMGNDDRWSFWKKELDKCIRCYACRKACPMCYCDPCFVDLTRPRWADKSPNSAGNLMYHLTRFYHLAGRCVDCGECSRACPVDIPLYLFHKKVAKECEEMFNQTAGMNIDDKPVMVDFRVEDSDSLLE; this comes from the coding sequence ATGACGGACGCGAAAACCATAGAAAAACGATTGAAAGAAGAAGCGATCAGGCTTCTCGGGAGCGGAGCCGTTTCAGCTGTGCTGGCCTGGACTGCCGGATACGATGAAAAGCATCCCATGCCTTTCGCGGCGAGAAGCCTCGATGAGGTGGACGACCTGGTGTTCAACGAATACTGCACGGCCAACATGGCGCGCTATATCGGAGACTGGCCGGCGGGTACGAAGCTGGCGGTGGCGGTAAAGGGCGTCGACAGCCGGGCCGTTGTAGTTCTCATACAGGAAGAAAAAGCGTGCAGGGAGGACTTGGTCCTCCTGGGCATTCCATTCAGGGGCCTGAGAAATCACAAGACCGGGGATATCATCGATGAGAGGACGACAGCGGCTACGGCAAACCCCGTCCTTTTCGACATACTTCTCGGCGATGAAATAACAGAAGAGCCGGGCTCGCCCTATGACGTTCTGGCCGAACTGGAGGCGATGGGCAATGATGACCGCTGGTCCTTCTGGAAGAAGGAACTGGACAAATGCATTCGCTGCTACGCCTGCCGCAAGGCCTGCCCCATGTGCTACTGCGACCCCTGCTTCGTCGACCTGACACGCCCGCGGTGGGCCGACAAATCGCCCAATTCCGCCGGGAACCTCATGTATCACCTGACCCGATTCTATCACCTGGCGGGACGGTGCGTCGACTGCGGTGAATGCAGTCGGGCCTGCCCCGTCGACATTCCTCTCTATCTCTTCCACAAAAAAGTGGCGAAGGAATGTGAGGAGATGTTCAATCAGACTGCCGGTATGAACATCGATGACAAGCCCGTCATGGTCGATTTCAGGGTCGAGGATTCAGATTCCCTCCTCGAGTGA
- a CDS encoding cell division protein ZapB: MESHTFDQLEAKIRKVIDMYVQLKQRTGELEELVRTRDRELREATAAVRALKEEKEAVKGRIDSLLEKLDHLDDSQ; encoded by the coding sequence GTGGAGTCACATACATTTGATCAGCTTGAAGCAAAAATCAGGAAGGTTATAGACATGTACGTTCAGCTCAAACAGCGAACGGGGGAGCTGGAAGAGCTGGTCAGGACCAGAGACCGGGAACTGCGTGAAGCAACAGCGGCGGTCCGGGCCTTGAAGGAGGAAAAAGAGGCGGTAAAAGGCAGGATTGACTCGCTTCTTGAAAAACTTGACCACCTTGACGACTCACAGTAA
- the rny gene encoding ribonuclease Y — protein sequence MISYGLVAAIIVISVAFGIGGGYLLRLRISRRLLESSESLSARIVEEAKKETEAMKKEAIFQAKDYLLKAKNELEQETREKRNEYDRLENRLRQKEENLDKRLDILVQKEGNIESRESTLARKNEELAEKSRHVGELISEQQRRLEKIAGISQEEAKHTLIASMITEARGDAAATIRKIEDEARREAGKRSREIVAYAVQRYASDYVAENTVSVVNLPSDEMKGRIIGREGRNIRAIEAATGTDLIIDDTPEAVVLSSFDPIRREVAKRSLERLISDGRIHPGRIEDVVNKVQGEVETVIRETGERVVFDIGIHDIHPEILNLLGKLRYRTSFSQNVLEHSIEVAHLTGMMAAELGLNVTEAKRAGLLHDIGKALDHEIEGTHAAIGAEYALKYGESKTIADAIASHHEDGRNNTVLGVLIQAADTLSAARPGARKEMLETYIKRLADLERIANSFNGVNKCFAIQAGREVRIMVENENTSDNDAVMLCRDVIKKIESELSYPGQIKVTVIREMRVSDYAR from the coding sequence TTGATCAGTTACGGATTGGTTGCGGCAATCATAGTGATATCGGTTGCTTTTGGAATTGGAGGGGGATACCTGCTGAGGTTGCGGATTTCCAGGAGACTCCTTGAGTCCTCGGAAAGCCTCTCGGCAAGAATCGTCGAAGAGGCAAAAAAAGAAACAGAGGCCATGAAGAAGGAGGCTATTTTCCAGGCCAAGGATTATCTTCTCAAGGCAAAGAACGAGCTTGAACAGGAAACCCGGGAAAAAAGAAACGAATACGACAGGCTTGAAAACCGCCTTCGTCAGAAGGAAGAAAATCTCGACAAACGGCTCGATATACTCGTTCAGAAAGAGGGAAACATCGAATCCCGTGAAAGTACTCTCGCGCGAAAAAATGAGGAGCTTGCGGAAAAGAGCCGCCATGTGGGCGAACTCATCAGTGAACAGCAGAGACGGCTCGAGAAGATCGCCGGGATCTCTCAGGAAGAGGCAAAGCATACCCTTATCGCGAGCATGATAACAGAGGCCAGGGGAGACGCCGCTGCTACGATTCGAAAAATTGAGGATGAAGCTCGCAGGGAGGCGGGGAAACGGTCACGGGAGATCGTGGCCTATGCCGTTCAGCGGTACGCCTCTGATTACGTGGCGGAAAATACAGTGTCGGTAGTCAATCTCCCCTCTGATGAAATGAAAGGAAGAATCATCGGCAGGGAGGGCCGGAACATACGTGCCATAGAAGCCGCTACGGGAACGGACCTGATCATCGACGACACACCGGAGGCGGTCGTTCTTTCAAGCTTCGATCCTATCCGCCGGGAGGTGGCGAAAAGGTCGCTGGAGCGCCTTATCAGTGACGGACGAATCCATCCCGGCAGAATCGAAGATGTGGTGAACAAGGTTCAGGGGGAAGTCGAAACGGTTATTCGGGAGACCGGTGAGCGGGTTGTTTTTGACATCGGCATTCACGATATTCATCCGGAAATCCTCAATCTTTTGGGTAAGTTGCGCTATCGAACGAGTTTTTCCCAGAACGTCCTGGAGCACTCTATCGAAGTGGCTCACCTGACGGGCATGATGGCGGCCGAACTGGGGTTGAACGTTACAGAGGCAAAGAGAGCGGGTCTCCTGCACGATATCGGCAAGGCGCTCGATCACGAAATCGAAGGAACCCATGCCGCCATCGGAGCTGAATACGCTCTGAAATACGGTGAGTCGAAAACCATTGCCGACGCAATTGCCAGTCACCATGAGGACGGGCGCAACAACACGGTGCTGGGCGTTCTCATCCAGGCGGCGGATACGTTGTCCGCGGCCCGGCCGGGGGCCCGCAAGGAAATGCTGGAAACCTACATCAAGCGCTTGGCCGATCTGGAGCGAATCGCCAACTCATTCAACGGGGTGAACAAGTGCTTTGCCATCCAGGCGGGGCGGGAAGTCCGCATAATGGTGGAAAACGAGAACACCAGCGACAATGACGCCGTCATGCTCTGCAGGGATGTTATAAAGAAAATAGAGTCGGAGCTGAGCTACCCCGGCCAGATCAAGGTTACCGTAATCAGGGAGATGAGAGTGTCCGATTATGCCAGGTAG
- a CDS encoding (Fe-S)-binding protein, whose translation MSETVSPFLEVSQAIIEAGGEALKKCYQCGTCSGTCPWKPISHFNIRTLIRLGQFGLEGIEDLMWGCSSCKFCVDRCPRGVEIIDVVTAARSVYASGGLLPGSLRSLVGSLSANGNPWTGDASKRNDWARDAYPIYEKGMEYLYFTCCTVSYDARNVQVARATSELLTRAGLNWGLVGADARCCGESLRKVGDYDLFERLKEHNRNLFKEAGAAKIIVISPHCLETFTKEYGDSYRVIHFVELLADLIRQGKLSPSRDFGGRKITYHDPCFLGRHNGIYDAPRDIINALPGVEFQEMDRIREQSMCCGGGGGGLWIEREKGERLSDFRIEEALETGASVLATSCPYCIAMLEDSVRTANADDRIAVKDLSELVLESLEQQD comes from the coding sequence ATGTCAGAAACCGTATCGCCATTTCTGGAAGTATCGCAGGCCATTATTGAGGCCGGTGGTGAAGCTCTGAAGAAATGCTACCAGTGTGGCACCTGTTCGGGAACATGCCCCTGGAAACCAATTTCACATTTCAATATCCGTACACTCATCCGCCTTGGCCAGTTCGGACTCGAAGGCATCGAAGACCTCATGTGGGGATGTTCGAGTTGCAAGTTTTGTGTCGACCGCTGTCCCCGCGGGGTTGAAATCATCGATGTCGTCACGGCGGCGAGGAGCGTGTATGCCTCGGGAGGACTCCTTCCCGGAAGCCTCCGATCACTGGTGGGAAGCCTTTCGGCCAACGGAAATCCCTGGACCGGTGATGCGTCCAAGCGCAACGACTGGGCCCGGGACGCATACCCCATCTACGAGAAGGGGATGGAGTACCTCTATTTCACCTGCTGTACCGTGTCATACGATGCACGCAACGTTCAGGTCGCCCGTGCCACGTCTGAACTCCTGACGAGGGCCGGGCTGAACTGGGGTCTGGTCGGCGCCGATGCCCGATGTTGTGGAGAAAGCCTGAGAAAGGTCGGCGATTACGACCTCTTCGAACGGCTGAAGGAACACAACCGGAACCTGTTCAAAGAGGCGGGGGCCGCGAAGATCATCGTCATCTCACCCCACTGCCTGGAAACCTTCACAAAAGAATACGGTGACTCCTACCGGGTCATTCATTTCGTCGAGTTGCTGGCGGATCTGATCCGGCAAGGAAAACTGTCGCCGTCACGGGATTTCGGCGGCAGGAAAATAACCTACCATGACCCCTGTTTCCTGGGGAGACACAACGGGATCTATGACGCCCCGCGGGATATTATCAACGCCCTGCCCGGCGTGGAGTTCCAGGAAATGGACAGGATACGGGAACAGAGCATGTGCTGTGGCGGCGGAGGCGGGGGGCTCTGGATTGAACGGGAAAAAGGGGAGCGCCTGAGCGACTTCAGGATTGAGGAAGCCCTGGAAACGGGTGCCTCGGTGCTGGCCACATCCTGCCCGTACTGCATAGCCATGCTGGAGGACAGCGTCAGAACGGCCAATGCCGATGACAGGATAGCCGTCAAAGATCTCTCGGAACTGGTTCTGGAGAGTTTAGAACAGCAAGACTGA
- a CDS encoding cell division protein ZapA: MKKRFDIRVMDRSFSILSDKEDAYVESVVDFVNNRAQETRKTVKDSSDMDIAILVALNIADELFEIRRQHERDVDQMEIRTAKLIDYISAKEHIL; the protein is encoded by the coding sequence TTGAAAAAACGTTTCGACATTCGGGTCATGGATCGCAGCTTTTCGATCCTCAGCGACAAGGAGGATGCCTATGTCGAAAGCGTTGTTGATTTCGTAAATAATCGGGCACAAGAAACGAGAAAGACGGTTAAAGACAGTTCGGATATGGACATCGCCATACTGGTCGCTTTGAATATAGCGGATGAGCTGTTTGAAATACGCAGGCAGCATGAACGGGATGTGGACCAGATGGAGATCAGGACGGCGAAATTGATTGATTATATAAGCGCGAAAGAACATATACTATGA
- a CDS encoding hydrogenase iron-sulfur subunit produces MEFEPRIQGIACNWCTYTGADLAGTTKLKYPPNLRLLRVMCSSRINPSFIIRAFQLGADGVLVGGCHPGDCHYGTGNFYARRRLAITKKILDFAGMEPERFRVEWISASEGNRFAEVVTEFTGTVKELGPQNTFRIDREGAGCTP; encoded by the coding sequence ATGGAATTCGAACCCAGAATACAGGGAATTGCGTGCAACTGGTGTACCTATACCGGAGCCGATCTCGCGGGAACGACGAAACTGAAGTATCCCCCGAACCTCAGACTGCTGCGGGTCATGTGTTCGAGCCGGATAAACCCCTCGTTCATTATCAGGGCCTTCCAGCTCGGGGCCGACGGGGTCCTGGTAGGAGGCTGCCACCCGGGAGACTGCCACTATGGTACGGGCAATTTCTACGCCAGACGGCGCCTGGCCATTACGAAGAAAATTCTTGATTTTGCCGGAATGGAGCCGGAACGGTTCCGGGTCGAGTGGATATCAGCCTCGGAAGGAAACCGTTTCGCCGAAGTAGTCACTGAGTTCACCGGCACGGTGAAGGAACTGGGTCCCCAGAATACATTCAGGATCGACAGAGAGGGGGCGGGCTGCACACCATGA
- a CDS encoding CoB--CoM heterodisulfide reductase iron-sulfur subunit A family protein: MSRIGVFVCHCGLNIAKNIRVKEVVEFSSTLPDVIIAEEYKFMCSTPGQELIQNHIKKYNLNRVIIAACSPLMHEMTFRKVLEGGGLNQYLLSIVNIREHVSWVTEDEDVATEKAKALINGAVYRARLLAPLTSRFIDVNPDVLVVGGGIAGIQAALELARTDKKVYLVERTPSIGGHMAQFDKTFPTLDCSACILTPKMDAVLQNPNIELLSYCEVEETRGFVGNFEVRIRQKARYVDHDKCTACMACTEKCPGKGISEFDEGLVRRKSIYIPFAQAVPQKPVIDSDTCIFLQKGKGCRLCEKVCEQGAIDFEQQDTFMEIKVGAIIMATGYDLMDTTPLVQYGYGRYPAVYNALEIERLFNSAGPTGGKVIMRDGREPSSVAILHCIGSRDKNHFEHCSRVCCMYSLKFAHLVKEKTGADVYQLYIDMRAPGKGYEEFYARILEEDVKFIRGKAARVTDKTNEMEEPGKLVVEVEDTLTSTFMRIPVDMVVLSPAMKPRTDARDMARIFNLNTDKYGFFMEKHPKLAPIATMTDGVFIAGACQSPKDIPDTVAQATGAAAEALTIVVKDRLELEATVAFVNEAACCGCRNCVNTCPFGAPFFKEDKGVSEINEALCKGCGLCAAGCPTGAILTHHFANDQLMAEIEGLMEF, encoded by the coding sequence ATGAGCAGAATCGGAGTCTTCGTCTGCCACTGCGGACTGAATATAGCAAAAAACATACGGGTCAAAGAAGTGGTTGAATTCTCAAGCACTCTTCCAGATGTGATCATAGCCGAAGAGTACAAGTTCATGTGCTCGACGCCCGGCCAGGAGCTTATTCAGAATCACATCAAGAAATATAACCTGAACAGAGTCATCATTGCCGCCTGCTCTCCGCTCATGCATGAAATGACCTTCCGCAAGGTGCTCGAGGGAGGCGGCCTGAACCAGTACCTGCTCTCCATCGTCAACATACGGGAACATGTGTCCTGGGTCACCGAAGATGAGGATGTGGCGACAGAGAAGGCCAAGGCCCTTATCAACGGGGCCGTTTACCGGGCGCGCCTGCTGGCGCCGCTGACGTCCCGGTTCATCGACGTCAATCCCGATGTCCTTGTCGTAGGTGGAGGCATCGCGGGAATCCAGGCGGCCCTGGAACTGGCCCGGACGGACAAAAAGGTCTATCTGGTGGAGCGTACCCCTTCCATCGGTGGTCACATGGCACAGTTTGACAAAACCTTTCCCACCCTGGATTGCTCGGCCTGCATTCTCACGCCCAAAATGGACGCAGTCCTTCAAAACCCGAACATCGAACTTCTCTCATACTGCGAGGTCGAGGAAACCAGGGGATTTGTGGGCAATTTCGAGGTCAGGATCCGCCAGAAAGCGCGCTACGTGGATCACGACAAGTGTACCGCCTGTATGGCCTGCACCGAGAAATGTCCCGGCAAGGGTATCTCGGAGTTCGACGAAGGCCTCGTCAGGAGGAAATCCATCTACATACCCTTCGCCCAGGCGGTCCCCCAGAAACCCGTTATCGACAGTGACACCTGCATATTCCTTCAGAAAGGAAAAGGATGCCGTCTCTGCGAAAAGGTATGCGAGCAGGGGGCCATCGATTTCGAGCAGCAGGACACCTTCATGGAGATCAAGGTGGGAGCCATCATCATGGCAACAGGCTATGATCTCATGGACACCACCCCGCTGGTGCAGTACGGCTACGGCCGATACCCGGCTGTTTACAACGCCCTCGAAATCGAGCGACTCTTCAACTCGGCGGGACCAACGGGCGGCAAGGTGATCATGCGGGACGGCAGGGAACCTTCGAGCGTTGCCATCCTGCACTGTATCGGCAGCCGGGACAAAAACCATTTTGAACACTGCAGCCGCGTGTGCTGCATGTACTCCCTGAAATTCGCCCATCTGGTGAAGGAGAAAACCGGTGCAGACGTGTACCAGCTCTATATCGACATGAGGGCGCCCGGCAAGGGGTACGAAGAGTTCTACGCCCGGATCCTGGAGGAGGACGTCAAGTTCATTCGAGGCAAGGCGGCCCGCGTCACCGACAAGACCAACGAGATGGAAGAGCCCGGCAAGCTGGTCGTGGAGGTGGAAGACACCCTGACCAGCACCTTCATGCGGATTCCCGTTGACATGGTCGTCTTGTCGCCGGCTATGAAACCCCGGACCGATGCCAGGGATATGGCACGGATTTTTAATCTCAACACCGACAAGTACGGTTTTTTCATGGAAAAGCACCCGAAGCTGGCACCCATCGCAACCATGACCGATGGCGTTTTCATCGCCGGTGCCTGCCAGAGTCCGAAGGATATCCCCGACACCGTTGCCCAGGCGACGGGAGCCGCCGCGGAGGCCCTCACCATCGTTGTCAAGGACCGCCTCGAGCTGGAGGCCACCGTGGCTTTCGTGAACGAGGCGGCCTGCTGCGGATGCCGGAACTGCGTCAACACCTGCCCCTTCGGCGCCCCTTTCTTCAAGGAAGACAAGGGTGTCTCGGAAATAAACGAAGCCCTCTGCAAAGGTTGCGGCCTCTGTGCCGCCGGCTGCCCCACGGGGGCGATCCTCACACATCATTTCGCCAATGACCAGCTCATGGCGGAGATAGAAGGTTTAATGGAGTTCTGA
- the yihA gene encoding ribosome biogenesis GTP-binding protein YihA/YsxC, producing MKITSAEFVKSARVPSQFTAPVYPEIAFAGRSNVGKSTLINRLTNRKKLAATSSTPGKTRLINFFLLNDAISLVDLPGYGFARVSREVRREWGPMVETYLRNRPNLRLVIVLIDSRRRPSEADLQLLDWLKSTGRQYLIVVTKCDKLSRNELRKQTLLITKTLGIEEDGRDLLFFSAKTEEGKDRLWREIQRTVAPPEIRQETD from the coding sequence ATGAAAATCACATCGGCGGAATTCGTAAAAAGCGCCCGGGTCCCTTCCCAGTTCACGGCGCCGGTATACCCGGAAATAGCCTTCGCGGGACGCTCGAACGTGGGAAAATCGACATTGATCAACAGGCTGACAAACCGCAAAAAACTTGCTGCGACCAGTTCGACGCCCGGCAAGACCCGCCTGATAAATTTTTTCCTGCTCAATGACGCGATATCCCTCGTAGATCTTCCCGGGTACGGATTTGCCCGGGTTTCCAGGGAAGTCAGGCGTGAATGGGGCCCCATGGTCGAGACCTACCTCCGGAACAGGCCGAATCTCCGCCTTGTGATCGTTCTTATCGACAGCCGCCGCAGACCTTCCGAAGCGGACCTTCAACTGCTCGACTGGCTGAAATCCACGGGCCGTCAATACCTGATCGTGGTTACCAAGTGCGATAAGCTGTCCCGGAACGAACTGCGGAAGCAGACCCTTTTGATTACAAAAACACTGGGTATCGAGGAAGACGGCCGGGACCTGCTGTTCTTCTCGGCCAAAACGGAGGAAGGAAAAGACAGGCTCTGGAGGGAAATTCAGAGAACGGTCGCTCCGCCTGAAATCCGGCAAGAAACTGACTGA